One genomic segment of Methanobrevibacter oralis includes these proteins:
- a CDS encoding double zinc ribbon domain-containing protein, with product MVNKIKCPFCNELNEIDYKFCLNCGKELPIGDDKFNLDIGDNVSNSEDEQTTEEQEFINCPACNTLNYQGSIECKECGYLLNKDIKKSFRTSNEKKYKKCPKCGNILFPNDNLCEICGYEFLVIGCDSLDDFLEKHPQYKEYTKNIDFFKDINKFNDYDTFLFQFNEMCVENNINLTWFDVGMIKCPQCLKFFSFISPYFIINHACPHCGNEFDFDSTEEVYCFNCGRPVKEGQTKCECGYEFVDIKCPHCKTYNLYTNNYCTSCESTLRSYNVIFPHKSPQGCIRDDNNGLLLDMEFLKKELLKDPYQINDKVYTKVLQNGYLKLDKIINEICSRWWIVSPNYCKSCQSKIEPLEDNCPKCNITHHSDHYDNRVKELKTIKNNYTETKRGINELSNLKWTYKLSDTDIKDYLNSLAPVIGESQLEYRQRLFKEYGENNVISYLIKNVWNIYFKNRCINCGGEFEQYNLYCPSCGMKKSVPYLSVLFNKGNVKVEMFLGQYDDFSYNVKKICQDNGGDITYASNGIVSCPKCSNYFHYLTSDFINTQKCPNCGVYFNFNATIYEDEWDYLGISYEEYKEQFF from the coding sequence ATGGTAAATAAAATAAAGTGTCCTTTTTGCAATGAATTAAATGAAATCGATTACAAATTTTGTCTTAATTGTGGTAAAGAACTTCCAATTGGTGATGATAAGTTTAATTTAGATATTGGTGATAATGTTTCTAATTCTGAAGATGAACAAACTACTGAAGAGCAAGAATTTATTAACTGCCCAGCATGCAACACCTTAAATTATCAAGGAAGTATTGAGTGTAAGGAGTGTGGATATTTATTAAATAAGGATATTAAAAAGTCATTTCGCACTTCAAATGAAAAGAAATATAAGAAATGCCCTAAATGTGGTAACATATTATTCCCAAATGATAATCTTTGTGAGATATGTGGATATGAGTTTCTAGTAATTGGTTGCGATTCTCTTGATGATTTTTTGGAGAAACATCCTCAATATAAAGAATATACAAAAAATATTGATTTTTTTAAAGATATAAACAAATTCAATGATTATGATACATTTTTATTTCAATTTAACGAGATGTGTGTTGAAAATAATATTAATCTAACTTGGTTTGATGTCGGAATGATAAAATGCCCCCAATGTTTAAAATTTTTTAGTTTTATCTCTCCTTATTTTATTATAAATCATGCCTGCCCACATTGTGGTAATGAATTTGATTTTGATTCAACTGAAGAAGTATATTGCTTTAATTGTGGAAGACCAGTTAAAGAAGGCCAAACAAAATGTGAATGTGGATATGAATTTGTAGATATAAAATGTCCGCATTGTAAAACATATAATCTCTACACAAATAATTATTGTACTTCATGTGAAAGTACACTCAGGAGTTATAATGTAATATTTCCACATAAATCTCCTCAGGGATGCATACGTGATGATAATAATGGGTTACTTTTAGATATGGAGTTTCTTAAAAAAGAATTATTAAAAGATCCATATCAAATAAATGATAAAGTTTATACGAAAGTACTACAAAATGGATATTTAAAACTAGATAAAATAATTAATGAAATATGTTCTCGATGGTGGATTGTCTCTCCAAATTATTGTAAATCTTGTCAAAGTAAAATAGAGCCATTGGAAGACAATTGTCCGAAATGTAATATTACTCATCATAGCGATCATTATGATAATAGAGTTAAAGAACTAAAAACTATTAAAAATAATTACACTGAAACTAAAAGAGGTATTAATGAATTAAGTAATCTAAAATGGACTTATAAACTTAGTGACACAGATATAAAAGATTATTTAAATTCTTTAGCACCTGTAATTGGGGAATCTCAATTAGAATACAGACAAAGGCTTTTTAAGGAATATGGTGAAAATAATGTTATTTCATATCTTATAAAAAATGTATGGAATATATATTTTAAAAATAGATGTATAAACTGTGGTGGTGAATTTGAACAATATAACTTATATTGCCCATCTTGTGGTATGAAAAAAAGTGTACCGTATTTAAGTGTATTATTTAATAAGGGTAATGTTAAGGTAGAAATGTTTTTGGGACAATATGATGATTTTTCTTATAATGTAAAAAAAATTTGCCAAGATAATGGTGGGGATATAACATATGCTTCTAATGGAATTGTAAGTTGTCCAAAATGTTCTAATTATTTTCATTATTTAACTTCTGATTTTATAAATACTCAAAAATGCCCAAATTGTGGTGTGTATTTTAATTTTAATGCTACTATATATGAAGATGAATGGGATTATTTGGGAATATCATATGAAGAATATAAGGAACAGTTTTTCTAA
- the tes gene encoding tetraether lipid synthase Tes: MKIKDTKSLCPECGRPLDAEVYDEDGKVYIKKTCKDHGEFINTYWSDDEIYERINKYEPSITSVENPNVEFKGQCPSACGLCENHETSTVLGLIDVTNRCNLRCPVCFANAAASGRLYEPTQDEIRQMLKNFRNLKPNPCLAIQYAGGEPTVRKDIVDLIKMAKEEGFTHVQIATNGLKLAFKENFAKDLKEAGLNTVYLSFDGITPEPYISSRNRDLLPHKLQAIKNCRKAGLGVVLVPTLIKGVNDDQVGDIIKFAFDNNDIIYGVNFQPVSFAGRTPSNQVEEQRITIPDFIKIIEEQTDGEVATTDFYPPSSVEPIANFIGALDGKKPPVTLNCHQHCGIATYVFREKTEGSGKDKLIPITRFVDVDDLFEKLQEYSDRLLKGGFGIKQRVLASATTHLPTMIHNSRAPNNLDIRKILLNVFTKRSYDALGDFSKDAMLISCMHFMDAFNFDEDRVKKCVIHYATPDGRIIPFCTMNSMYREGVEKRFSTPLKQKNKV, translated from the coding sequence TTGAAAATTAAGGATACAAAAAGTTTATGCCCTGAGTGTGGTAGGCCTCTTGATGCAGAAGTTTATGATGAAGATGGTAAGGTTTACATCAAAAAAACTTGTAAAGATCATGGGGAATTTATAAACACTTATTGGAGCGATGATGAGATATATGAAAGGATTAATAAGTATGAACCTTCAATAACCTCAGTTGAAAATCCTAATGTGGAGTTTAAAGGTCAATGTCCTAGTGCATGTGGATTATGCGAAAATCATGAAACTTCAACTGTTTTAGGTTTAATTGATGTGACAAATAGGTGTAATCTCAGATGTCCAGTTTGTTTTGCGAATGCTGCAGCTTCTGGACGCTTATATGAACCGACCCAAGACGAAATTAGACAGATGCTTAAGAATTTCAGGAATTTAAAACCTAATCCATGCCTAGCTATTCAGTATGCTGGAGGTGAACCGACTGTTAGAAAGGATATTGTGGATCTTATTAAAATGGCTAAAGAGGAAGGTTTTACACATGTTCAAATAGCTACTAATGGTTTAAAATTAGCTTTTAAAGAAAATTTTGCAAAAGACTTAAAAGAAGCAGGACTAAATACTGTTTATTTATCTTTTGATGGTATTACTCCAGAACCTTATATTAGTAGTAGAAACAGAGATTTACTTCCTCATAAACTTCAAGCTATTAAAAATTGTAGAAAAGCAGGTTTAGGGGTTGTTTTAGTTCCTACTTTAATTAAAGGAGTTAATGATGATCAAGTTGGAGATATAATTAAATTTGCTTTTGATAATAATGATATTATTTATGGAGTTAACTTCCAACCTGTTTCGTTTGCTGGAAGAACACCTTCAAATCAAGTAGAAGAGCAAAGAATCACTATTCCAGATTTCATTAAAATCATTGAAGAACAAACTGATGGGGAAGTTGCTACAACAGATTTTTATCCTCCATCATCAGTTGAGCCTATTGCAAACTTCATAGGAGCGCTTGATGGTAAAAAACCACCGGTTACTTTAAATTGCCATCAACATTGTGGTATAGCTACTTATGTATTTAGGGAAAAAACTGAAGGATCAGGTAAGGATAAGTTAATTCCAATTACTAGATTTGTAGATGTAGATGATTTATTCGAAAAATTACAAGAATATTCTGATAGGCTTTTAAAAGGTGGTTTTGGGATTAAACAAAGAGTTTTAGCTAGTGCTACAACACATCTTCCAACTATGATTCACAATAGTAGGGCTCCTAATAATTTAGATATAAGAAAAATTTTGTTAAATGTATTTACTAAAAGGTCTTATGATGCTTTAGGGGATTTTTCTAAAGATGCAATGCTTATTTCTTGCATGCACTTTATGGATGCATTTAATTTTGATGAAGATAGAGTTAAAAAATGTGTTATTCACTATGCAACACCTGATGGAAGAATAATACCATTTTGTACTATGAACTCTATGTATCGTGAAGGTGTTGAAAAAAGATTCTCAACACCATTAAAACAAAAAAACAAAGTATAA
- a CDS encoding hydantoinase/oxoprolinase family protein: protein MKIAGFDIGGANTDLAVIDFKGDEIKNIEVNFAYLPMWSNNNDLSQVLINLIEKICPISEIDAVGISMTAELVDAYDTKKDGVLDVVMKCEETFNCPIAYVCIDGMLSKEEIEKAPLKAAAANWIATAQIATLISDNCIFIDTGSTTTDIIPIKNGHECAIGKSDFERSATGELVYTGTLRTNLTSFLDKVELNGKEFRVSSELFAQTADIYTVLGLIDEDDYVCDTFDGEGKSKLDCAKRIARILCADLEMLNESDIIKIAKFAHKKQVQQIADGLKQVCDAQNLDLIITTGLGKDILDKKAAESLGLKVKSMGDILTDEECVVAPAIGTAVMMNKYV, encoded by the coding sequence TTGAAGATAGCCGGTTTTGATATTGGTGGAGCGAATACTGATTTAGCTGTAATTGATTTTAAGGGAGATGAAATAAAAAACATTGAGGTTAATTTTGCCTATCTTCCAATGTGGAGTAATAATAATGATTTATCACAAGTATTAATCAATTTAATCGAAAAGATTTGTCCAATATCTGAAATTGATGCTGTAGGAATATCTATGACTGCTGAGCTTGTAGATGCATATGATACCAAAAAAGATGGGGTGTTGGATGTTGTTATGAAGTGTGAAGAAACATTTAATTGTCCAATAGCTTATGTGTGTATTGATGGGATGTTATCAAAAGAAGAAATTGAAAAGGCTCCTCTTAAAGCAGCAGCTGCTAATTGGATAGCTACTGCTCAAATAGCTACTTTAATTTCTGATAATTGCATTTTCATTGATACTGGCAGTACTACAACTGATATAATCCCTATTAAAAATGGTCATGAATGTGCTATTGGTAAATCCGATTTTGAAAGGTCTGCAACTGGTGAACTTGTTTATACTGGTACTTTAAGAACTAATCTTACAAGCTTTTTAGATAAAGTAGAACTTAATGGAAAGGAATTTAGAGTTTCATCAGAGCTATTTGCACAAACAGCAGATATTTACACAGTTTTAGGTTTAATCGATGAAGATGATTATGTGTGTGATACTTTTGACGGAGAGGGTAAATCTAAACTTGATTGTGCTAAAAGAATAGCTAGAATACTTTGTGCTGATTTAGAAATGTTAAATGAATCAGATATTATAAAAATAGCTAAATTTGCACATAAAAAACAAGTACAACAAATTGCTGATGGCTTAAAACAAGTCTGTGATGCTCAAAATTTAGATTTAATTATTACAACAGGTCTTGGGAAGGATATTTTGGATAAGAAAGCTGCTGAGTCATTAGGATTGAAAGTTAAATCTATGGGTGATATATTAACAGATGAAGAGTGTGTTGTAGCTCCAGCTATTGGAACAGCTGTAATGATGAATAAATATGTTTAA
- the truA gene encoding tRNA pseudouridine(38-40) synthase TruA — MKRIALKIGYVGTNFHGFQRQPDLRTVEEELIYHLRKLNYIDDLKKSRFRIAGRTDAGVHSLGNVISFQSEKEVRINEINNSLPDDIQILAKAPVRFAFKPRYAQMRQYRYMLFRNDLDIDKLRETAEIFKGTHNFTNFTKRFQKTTTRTIEDIIINQVQLNDYHKKEFPNLHDTLSPIFIDIYGESFLWNMVRKMMRVFVDVSSEKMSLDDVEKLLNPCEGDPRASIKVLESDYLILMDIMYDGIKFEYDSYACERFRRYLVDSLDNLQKKYAITESMITSLKELY, encoded by the coding sequence ATGAAACGAATAGCTTTAAAAATTGGATATGTAGGAACTAATTTTCATGGTTTTCAAAGACAACCAGATTTAAGAACAGTTGAAGAAGAGCTAATTTATCATTTACGTAAATTGAATTATATCGATGATTTAAAAAAATCTAGATTTAGAATTGCAGGCAGAACTGATGCTGGAGTTCATAGTTTAGGCAATGTGATTAGTTTTCAATCAGAAAAAGAAGTAAGGATTAATGAAATTAATAATAGCTTGCCTGATGATATTCAAATTTTAGCTAAAGCCCCAGTTAGATTTGCTTTTAAACCAAGATATGCTCAAATGAGACAATATCGTTACATGCTTTTTAGAAATGATTTAGATATTGATAAGTTACGAGAGACTGCAGAAATTTTTAAAGGAACTCATAATTTTACTAATTTCACAAAACGTTTTCAAAAAACAACTACAAGAACAATCGAGGATATTATAATCAATCAAGTTCAACTAAATGATTATCACAAAAAAGAATTTCCTAACTTACACGATACATTATCCCCAATTTTTATAGATATTTATGGAGAATCCTTTTTATGGAACATGGTTAGAAAGATGATGCGAGTTTTTGTTGATGTGTCTAGTGAAAAAATGAGTCTTGATGATGTTGAAAAATTATTAAATCCTTGTGAAGGAGATCCTAGAGCAAGCATTAAAGTTTTAGAATCTGATTATTTAATTTTAATGGATATCATGTATGATGGTATTAAATTTGAATATGATAGTTATGCCTGTGAGCGTTTTAGAAGATATTTAGTTGATTCACTTGATAATTTACAAAAGAAATATGCAATAACAGAATCAATGATAACAAGCTTAAAAGAATTATACTAA
- a CDS encoding CDP-2,3-bis-(O-geranylgeranyl)-sn-glycerol synthase, with protein sequence MSLTVNLISACITTLYFILPAYFSNASGLLFGRGAPVDFGKYDKNGVRWIGNGVTWKGLIAGTLIGTLTGLVQGYFAPEILQNYSQYIITPIIVNIGNGIIIGFLLGFGALVGDALGSFIKRRIGIKRGEPAPILDQIDFIIVALIFVSPITGFNSIFIIISIVLTLIIHLLANTIAYLLGMKDVWY encoded by the coding sequence ATGAGTTTGACTGTTAATCTAATATCTGCATGTATAACAACCCTATACTTCATACTTCCAGCATACTTTTCTAACGCTAGTGGATTATTATTTGGAAGAGGTGCACCAGTAGATTTTGGTAAGTATGATAAAAATGGCGTTCGTTGGATTGGAAACGGAGTTACTTGGAAAGGATTAATTGCAGGAACACTCATTGGTACCCTTACAGGACTTGTACAAGGATATTTTGCACCTGAGATACTTCAAAATTACTCCCAATATATTATAACACCAATAATTGTCAATATTGGAAACGGAATAATTATTGGTTTTTTACTTGGTTTTGGTGCATTAGTAGGGGATGCCCTCGGAAGCTTCATTAAAAGAAGAATTGGAATCAAAAGAGGGGAACCTGCTCCAATTTTAGACCAAATTGATTTTATAATTGTCGCATTAATATTTGTAAGTCCAATTACAGGATTTAATAGCATTTTTATAATTATATCAATCGTACTAACATTAATTATTCATTTATTAGCTAATACAATTGCATATTTACTTGGAATGAAAGATGTGTGGTATTAA
- a CDS encoding heavy metal translocating P-type ATPase, translated as MKKNKCYSPDCDDESCFDPEHYNYICYDPDCDEVHCINQEHYDKQLLRDFQENTDLSVYDHSEEIDYDEDVDISICGCPDCADDHDHEHSHSHGREHEGHDSDFGDGHSHEHSHSHGREHEGHDSDFGDGHSHEHSHSHGREHEGHDSDCGCDDDHDDVDISICGCPDCADEDDEHEEKELLAEDKPLIYNRPIQIIVSSAILFVVGHIFEFLSFGSTVVNGIYMIGAVIAGYEIAIMAYNSLVKRHTVGPALLMCIACVASFLIGHPEEGAAVTLLYYIAEFLEDYSEHRAKRSIKSLVEIAPDTAVVKVGDSQKVLPVDEVNIGDIVIVKPGDKIPLDGLVSVGTSSVNQASITGESLPVLKEVDDEVFSGTVNEDGYLEIVVNKVAKDSVISKIVTLVKRSQLNRSETETLVDRIAKYYTPMMIVISACVAILPPLLFNQDWYHWIYSALSIMVISCPCAFLISTPIGMVSAITAATRKGVIIKGSSYVEEMRNIDAVIFDKTGTLTEGKLELIDVEVLDDDYSKEDIVKIAASLENQSSHPIAQAIVDHANLNDIVFDEISDFKNVPGKGIIGNLDGEEFYAANESIIEDSKFEISHDEINKYSEEGKTLIFVGNSLEVIGMISVSDKIRDDAPTVIEDLKNQGVKTIMLTGDNKLAASKVANEIGMDYVYSNLLPEDKLNILDVIRNKFGNVAMVGDGINDAPALARSNIGIAMGAAGSDVAIETADIALMQDDISKLPYLFSLSRKTMGIIKQNITVSIAIKALFVVLAILGLITLMMSVGIGDLGLTLLVILNSFRIGMVKDPLF; from the coding sequence ATGAAAAAAAATAAATGTTATTCTCCTGATTGTGATGATGAAAGTTGTTTCGATCCAGAACATTACAATTATATCTGTTATGATCCAGACTGTGATGAAGTTCATTGTATAAATCAAGAACATTATGATAAACAATTATTACGTGATTTTCAAGAAAATACTGATTTAAGTGTTTATGATCACAGCGAAGAAATAGATTATGATGAAGATGTTGATATAAGTATTTGTGGTTGTCCTGATTGTGCAGATGACCATGATCATGAGCATAGTCATAGTCATGGACGTGAGCATGAGGGTCATGATTCTGATTTTGGTGATGGGCATAGTCATGAGCATAGTCATAGTCATGGACGTGAGCATGAGGGTCATGATTCTGATTTTGGTGATGGGCATAGTCATGAGCATAGTCATAGTCATGGACGTGAGCATGAGGGTCATGATTCTGATTGTGGTTGTGATGATGATCATGATGATGTTGATATAAGTATTTGTGGTTGTCCTGATTGTGCAGATGAAGATGATGAACATGAGGAAAAAGAATTATTAGCTGAAGATAAACCTTTAATTTATAATAGGCCTATTCAAATTATTGTAAGCAGTGCAATTTTGTTTGTTGTAGGTCATATTTTTGAGTTTTTATCATTCGGCTCAACTGTTGTAAATGGTATTTATATGATTGGAGCAGTTATTGCAGGTTATGAAATAGCTATTATGGCATATAATTCATTAGTTAAAAGACACACAGTCGGACCAGCTTTACTTATGTGTATTGCATGTGTAGCTTCATTTTTAATTGGACATCCTGAAGAAGGAGCTGCTGTCACATTATTATATTATATTGCTGAATTTTTAGAAGATTATTCAGAACACAGAGCTAAACGTTCAATTAAATCATTGGTTGAAATTGCTCCTGATACTGCTGTTGTTAAAGTGGGGGATTCTCAAAAAGTTCTTCCAGTTGATGAGGTCAATATTGGAGATATTGTAATTGTAAAGCCAGGAGATAAAATCCCATTAGATGGACTTGTTAGTGTAGGTACTTCTTCAGTTAATCAAGCTTCAATTACTGGTGAAAGTTTACCTGTATTAAAAGAAGTTGATGATGAAGTATTTTCAGGTACTGTTAATGAAGATGGTTATTTAGAAATTGTTGTTAATAAAGTAGCTAAAGATTCTGTAATTTCAAAAATTGTAACTTTAGTTAAAAGATCTCAACTTAATAGGTCTGAAACAGAAACATTAGTTGATAGAATTGCAAAATACTATACCCCTATGATGATTGTAATATCTGCGTGTGTTGCGATTTTGCCTCCACTTTTATTTAATCAAGATTGGTATCATTGGATTTATAGTGCACTTTCAATCATGGTAATTTCTTGTCCATGTGCATTTTTAATATCAACTCCAATTGGTATGGTTTCAGCTATTACTGCTGCTACAAGAAAAGGAGTTATTATTAAAGGAAGTTCATATGTTGAAGAAATGCGTAATATTGATGCAGTTATCTTTGATAAAACAGGTACTTTAACTGAGGGTAAACTTGAGTTAATTGATGTTGAGGTACTTGATGATGACTATTCAAAAGAAGACATTGTTAAAATTGCAGCATCTCTTGAAAACCAATCAAGTCATCCAATTGCACAAGCCATTGTTGATCATGCTAATTTAAATGACATAGTATTTGATGAAATTTCCGACTTTAAAAATGTTCCAGGAAAAGGAATCATCGGTAATTTGGATGGTGAAGAGTTCTATGCAGCTAATGAATCAATAATTGAAGATTCCAAGTTTGAAATTTCGCATGATGAGATTAATAAATATTCCGAAGAAGGTAAAACATTAATATTTGTAGGTAATTCACTTGAAGTTATTGGTATGATTAGTGTAAGTGATAAAATACGAGACGATGCACCTACAGTTATTGAAGATCTTAAAAATCAAGGTGTTAAAACTATCATGTTAACAGGAGACAATAAATTGGCAGCTTCTAAAGTAGCTAATGAAATTGGAATGGACTATGTTTATTCAAATTTACTTCCTGAAGATAAATTAAATATTCTAGATGTTATCCGTAATAAGTTTGGTAACGTAGCTATGGTTGGAGATGGAATAAATGATGCCCCAGCTCTTGCAAGGTCAAACATTGGTATTGCAATGGGAGCAGCAGGTTCTGATGTAGCTATTGAAACAGCAGACATTGCTTTAATGCAAGACGATATTTCAAAACTTCCTTACTTATTTAGCTTAAGTAGAAAAACCATGGGAATTATTAAACAAAACATTACAGTATCCATTGCTATAAAAGCATTATTTGTAGTATTAGCTATTCTTGGTTTAATTACTTTAATGATGTCTGTGGGTATTGGAGATTTAGGTTTAACATTACTTGTTATCTTAAACTCATTTAGAATTGGAATGGTTAAAGATCCGTTATTTTAA
- the wecB gene encoding non-hydrolyzing UDP-N-acetylglucosamine 2-epimerase has protein sequence MKIATVLGTRPEIIKMAPIIDEIEKRGINQILIHTGQHYDKEMSDNFFKDLEIPFPDYNIHVGSGTHGKQTGLMMEGIEEVLLKEKPDIVLVQGDTNAVLAGALVASKLHIVVGHVEAGLRSFDMTMPEEINRRAADICSSMYFIPTEKSAINLLAEGFSHKNLFITGNTVVDACFRHLEIAKKRGIQEESLKNLNIDDMSNILTLTMHRAENVDDKSRVTNIIEALNELTNTNIIFPIHPRTKKTLENFDLFDELNSLEHVHIVKPLGYLDFLVLTSKSSLILTDSGGLQEEAITLNVPSLTLRYNTERPETVTAGGNILVGSNKDLILKNANKILDDEDFSNKMKNALNPYGDGQSAVKCVDAIEKHYNDGLLNIEAPKNIMTSFERKIVKINENITVKDFEEKNNALIHMIFDEDEIKFPYDDLNLNGMVLTYDV, from the coding sequence ATGAAAATAGCTACTGTTTTAGGAACAAGACCTGAAATTATTAAAATGGCTCCTATTATTGATGAAATTGAAAAAAGAGGCATTAATCAAATTCTTATTCACACCGGCCAACATTATGATAAAGAAATGTCAGATAATTTCTTTAAAGATTTGGAGATTCCGTTTCCGGATTATAATATTCATGTAGGTTCTGGAACTCATGGAAAACAAACGGGTCTTATGATGGAAGGTATTGAGGAAGTTTTACTTAAAGAAAAACCCGATATTGTTTTGGTTCAAGGGGATACTAATGCAGTTTTAGCAGGAGCACTTGTTGCTTCTAAATTACATATTGTTGTTGGTCATGTTGAAGCGGGTCTTCGATCATTTGACATGACAATGCCAGAAGAGATTAACCGTCGAGCTGCCGATATTTGTTCTTCAATGTATTTTATCCCCACTGAAAAATCAGCTATTAACTTACTTGCTGAAGGATTTTCTCACAAAAACTTATTTATCACTGGAAACACTGTTGTTGATGCTTGTTTTAGACATTTGGAAATTGCTAAAAAAAGGGGAATTCAGGAAGAATCTCTTAAAAATTTAAACATTGATGATATGAGTAATATTTTAACTTTAACAATGCATAGGGCAGAAAATGTTGACGATAAATCGAGAGTTACTAATATTATTGAAGCTTTAAATGAATTAACAAATACGAATATTATTTTTCCTATTCATCCAAGAACTAAAAAGACTTTAGAGAATTTTGACTTATTTGATGAATTAAATAGCTTAGAACATGTTCACATTGTAAAACCATTAGGATACTTGGATTTTTTAGTTTTAACATCTAAATCCAGTTTGATTTTAACTGATTCAGGAGGTCTTCAAGAGGAAGCTATTACATTGAATGTGCCTTCTTTAACTTTAAGATACAATACTGAAAGGCCAGAAACAGTAACTGCTGGTGGAAACATATTGGTAGGCTCTAATAAGGATTTAATTTTAAAAAATGCTAATAAAATATTAGATGATGAAGACTTTTCAAATAAAATGAAAAATGCTTTAAATCCTTATGGTGATGGGCAATCCGCAGTTAAATGTGTTGATGCAATTGAAAAACATTATAATGATGGTTTGCTAAATATTGAAGCTCCCAAAAATATCATGACTTCATTTGAAAGAAAAATTGTTAAAATCAATGAAAATATAACAGTTAAAGACTTTGAGGAAAAGAATAATGCTTTAATTCATATGATTTTTGATGAGGATGAAATTAAGTTTCCATATGATGATTTAAACTTAAATGGGATGGTGCTTACTTATGATGTCTAA
- a CDS encoding ATP-grasp domain-containing protein, whose translation MMSNEDSILIFEYFTASGEKDKCIISEAEALIFNLLDDLKDYNLTLVIDKSYEDLIGEYENVNPILIEENLIDWLENNATKYKKAIFIAAENDNNLYNISKILEDNNVETYNSSAEACSISSNKFKTYESLFNIVPQPRSFKIKIDPKGYWKRAIDNLYKKWKSEDPLSSFKIILKPLNGVDCEDIVILEDIDDLSYDLEKIFPPGSRILVQDYIEGIDVSVSLLCDGRNAIPICLNEQFVELKNDRGTYLGGRSPFTSKHKDEAFEMAIKACESVEGLKGFVGVDLKINTDNEHIYDVYFLELNSRFTTPYVGLKQIVNFNIGKSIIEMIDGKIDIGDIDVSLDGVVEFKKLKNSLNIRRL comes from the coding sequence ATGATGTCTAATGAAGATTCGATTTTAATTTTTGAGTATTTTACAGCTTCAGGTGAAAAAGATAAATGCATTATTTCAGAAGCAGAAGCATTAATTTTTAATCTTTTAGACGATTTAAAAGACTACAACTTAACATTGGTTATTGATAAATCATATGAGGATTTAATTGGTGAATATGAAAATGTCAATCCAATTTTAATTGAAGAAAATTTAATAGATTGGCTTGAAAATAATGCTACAAAATACAAGAAGGCTATTTTCATTGCTGCGGAAAATGATAATAATTTGTATAATATCTCTAAAATATTGGAAGATAACAATGTAGAAACTTATAATTCTTCTGCTGAAGCTTGTTCAATTTCATCTAATAAATTTAAAACATATGAATCTTTATTTAATATTGTTCCACAACCCAGATCATTTAAAATAAAAATAGATCCAAAAGGTTATTGGAAAAGAGCTATTGATAATTTATATAAAAAATGGAAATCAGAAGATCCATTATCTTCATTTAAAATCATATTAAAACCTTTAAATGGTGTTGATTGTGAGGATATTGTGATTTTAGAAGACATTGACGATTTAAGTTATGATTTGGAAAAAATATTTCCTCCAGGTTCTAGAATTCTTGTTCAAGATTATATTGAAGGGATTGATGTAAGTGTTAGTCTGCTTTGTGATGGTAGGAATGCCATTCCAATCTGTTTAAATGAACAATTTGTTGAACTTAAAAATGATAGGGGAACTTATTTGGGAGGAAGATCACCTTTTACGAGTAAACATAAAGATGAAGCTTTTGAAATGGCCATTAAGGCATGTGAAAGTGTTGAAGGTTTAAAAGGTTTTGTTGGTGTTGATTTAAAAATAAATACTGATAATGAACATATTTATGATGTTTACTTTTTAGAGCTGAATTCTAGATTTACAACCCCTTATGTCGGATTAAAACAAATAGTTAATTTTAATATAGGAAAAAGCATAATCGAAATGATTGATGGTAAAATAGATATTGGAGATATTGATGTATCTTTAGACGGAGTTGTTGAGTTTAAAAAGCTTAAAAATTCGTTAAATATTAGGAGGCTTTAA